The genomic window GTTCCTTTGCGTTCCGTGCGTTCGCCGATCGCGTCAGATCGGCTTCTATCGATGTCTCACTCATTTTCTGTTCGGTTTCCTCCTCCGGAAAATCGAATCGGTTGCTCGCGTTACTCGCCCGTCGCGTCTTCGAGCTTGCTCATGTTCTCGTCGACCATATCCTGGTTCGCCGGGACGTAGCCGACCTCGTCGGCGATCCAGTCAGCGCTCGAGTTCTCGAGGTAGAACTCGACGAAGTTATAGACCGGATCGCGATCGAGGGATTCCTCGGCGGGGTAGATGAACAGCGGTCGGGCCAGCGGATACGAACCCTCGCTGGCCGCCTGCAGACTCGGGGCGGTCGGATCGTCGCCCTCGCTCTCTGCGATCTCGAGGGCTTTGACGCGGTCCTCGTTTTCGGAGTAGTAGGCGTAGCCGAAGTATCCCATCGCGTACTGGCTGTCCTCGAGACCCTGAATGATGGTGTTGTCGTCCTCGGTGCCCTCGTACTCGGTTCGGTGACTGCCGCCGTTGACGTTCTCGGTGAACCAGTCGTAGGTCCCTGAGGTCGTGTCGGGGCCGTAGAGTTCGATTTCTTCGTCGGGCCAGTCGGACTCGACGTCGGACCACGTGGTGACGCTGTCGTCGCTCCAGATCTGTGCCAGCTGGTCGAAGGTCATACTGTCGACCCAGTCGTTGTCGTTGCTGACAGCTACTGTGAGCGCGTCGCCACCGATGTGCATCTCGATCGGCGTGACGTCGTTCTCGGCACAGTGGTCCTCTTCCTCCGACTTGATCTTGCGCGATGCGCCGTTGATGTCGGCGTCTCCGGGACAGAAGTGGTTCTCGAAGCCGCCACCGCTCCCGGTCGAGTCGACCGTGACGTTGACGTCCGAGTTCTCGTCCATAAACCGCTGGGCCATCTCGTCGGAGATCGGGAAGACGGTACTCGAACCCTTGACGATAACTTCACCGTTGTCGTTCCCGTCGCTCGTTTCACTGCACCCCGCAATAGCGGCCGTACCCATAGCACCGGTCGCGGCGATGAACTTCCGTCGCGATACTGCGTC from Haloterrigena sp. KLK7 includes these protein-coding regions:
- a CDS encoding PstS family phosphate ABC transporter substrate-binding protein, yielding MADNQFGRDAVSRRKFIAATGAMGTAAIAGCSETSDGNDNGEVIVKGSSTVFPISDEMAQRFMDENSDVNVTVDSTGSGGGFENHFCPGDADINGASRKIKSEEEDHCAENDVTPIEMHIGGDALTVAVSNDNDWVDSMTFDQLAQIWSDDSVTTWSDVESDWPDEEIELYGPDTTSGTYDWFTENVNGGSHRTEYEGTEDDNTIIQGLEDSQYAMGYFGYAYYSENEDRVKALEIAESEGDDPTAPSLQAASEGSYPLARPLFIYPAEESLDRDPVYNFVEFYLENSSADWIADEVGYVPANQDMVDENMSKLEDATGE